One Diceros bicornis minor isolate mBicDic1 chromosome 26, mDicBic1.mat.cur, whole genome shotgun sequence DNA segment encodes these proteins:
- the HIRIP3 gene encoding HIRA-interacting protein 3: MARENEMQEFTRSFFRGRPDLSTLTHSIVRRRFLAHTGRDHLELEEKQELKRLVEEELLKMQVDEAGAREDSLGLAKKVKRPPIPCSDSERKRFRFHSESEPSSAASSPDCFGPPAKNGMTAAEVSPAKGESPKQASKKAVESSDEEEQQRDLTAKTGLEEMVKESSDEEEEGSARTSKVWKEESSDEEEEGSARTSKVWKEESSEEEEDEEKKEEKEEEKESKGRTRKKPVTKNKQAPGKTSASRKQAREESEDSEEEPVQRTGKKVEGKKGAKSHQETEKDSEEEEMLAKKRENREEEEADWKPRAWNNQGKRSAWEERSCKQKSRAARVMGDWRDREEETEKAAAGSGDNSGGDEESPVQKSKDKTQWKGGKRQSGSSEEDGEDSWRNVKPTTKGTGKTANVGSINGEASDSEREVSDSEAGGSPKGERKNRSSKKSSKKSRTRSSSSSSVDGSPETKGGKAGSVRRGEDHPAVMRLKRYIRACGAHRNYKKLLGSCRSHKERLSVLRAELEALGMKGNPSLEKCRALKEQREEAAEVASLDITNIISGSGRPRRRTAWNPSGEAAPPGELYRRTLDSEEEQPRPPPPDWSHMRGIISSDGESN, from the exons ATGGCGCGGGAGAACGAGATGCAGGAGTTCACCCGTAGCTTCTTCCGAGGGCGCCCGGACCTCAG CACGCTCACGCATTCCATCGTGCGGCGGAGGTTCTTGGCTCACACGGGCCGCGACCACCTGGAACTCGAAGAGAAGCAGGAGCTGAAGCGGCTAGTGGAGGAGGAGCTGCTGAAGATGCAG GTGGATGAAGCGGGTGCCAGGGAAGACAGCCTAGGCCTTGCCAAGAAGGTGAAGAGGCCTCCCATCCCCTGCAGTGactcagagagaaaaagattCCGTTTCCATTCTGAGTCAG AgcccagctctgcagcctccagtCCAGACTGCTTTGGCCCCCCAGCAAAGAATGGGATGACAGCAGCAGAAGTCAGTCCAGCCAAGGGGGAGAGTCCAAAGCAAGCCTCAAAGAAAGCAGTTGAGAGCAGCGATGAGGAAGAACAGCAGAGGGACCTGACTGCAAAGACTGGATTAGAGGAGATGGTGAAGGAGAGCAGTGACGAGGAGGAAGAGGGCTCTGCCAGAACGAGTAaggtctggaaggaagagagcagTGACGAGGAGGAAGAGGGCTCTGCCAGAACGAGTAaggtctggaaggaagagagcagtgaggaagaggaagatgaggaaaagaaagaggagaaggaagaggaaaaggaatccAAAGGCAGGACTAGGAAGAAACCTGTGACAAAGAATAAGCAGGCACCAGGCAAGACCTCAGCCAGTAGGAAGCAGGCCAGGGAGGAGAGTGAGGACAGTGAGGAGGAACCTGTCCAGAGGACAGGAAAGAAGgtggagggaaagaaaggagctAAAAGCCACCAGGAAACTGAAAAGGAtagtgaggaggaggagatgctagccaagaagagagagaaccgAGAGGAAGAAGAGGCGGATTGGAAACCCAGAGCCTGGAACAATCAAGGGAAAAGGTCAGCTTGGGAGGAGAGGAGCTGTAAGCAGAAAAGCAGGGCAGCGAGAGTGATGGGAGACTGGCGAGACCGAGAGGAAGAGACGGAGAAAGCAGCAGCAGGCAGTGGGGATAACAGCGGGGGAGATGAAGAGTCCCCAGTGCAGAAGAGCAAGGACAAGACCCAGTGGAAGGGTGGCAAAAGGCAGAGTGGAAGCAGTGAGGAAGATGGGGAAGACAGCTGGAGGAACGTGAAACCAACTACTAAAGGCACTGGAAAGACAGCCAACGTGGGCAGTATCAATGGTGAGGCAAGTGACTCGGAGAGGGAGGTGAGTGACAGTGAGGCAGGGGGTAGCCCCAAAGGGGAGAGGAAGAACCGTTCTTCCAAGAAGAGCTCCAAGAAAAGCAGGACACgaagctcctcctcctcttccgtAGATGGCAGTCCGGAAACTAAAGGCGGGAAG GCTGGCTCTGTTCGCCGCGGTGAGGATCACCCAGCTGTGATGAGGCTAAAGCGCTACATTCGGGCCTGTGGTGCCCATCGCAACTACAAGAAGCTGCTGGGCTCCTGCCGCTCACACAAGGAGCGCCTGAGTGTCCTCCGGGCAGAGCTGGAAGCCCTGGGCATGAAGG GTAACCCTTCCTTAGAGAAGTGTCGGGCCCTGAaggagcagcgggaggaggcAGCCGAGGTGGCCTCCTTGGACATTACCAACATCATCAGTGGTTCAG GCCGGCCACGCAGACGCACGGCCTGGAACCCTTCAGGAGAAGCAGCACCCCCAGGGGAGCTATACCGCAGGACCCTGGACTCAGAGGAAGAGcagccccgccccccacccccagactgGTCACATATGCGCGGCATCATCAGCAGTGATGGCGAGAGTAACTGA